The Seriola aureovittata isolate HTS-2021-v1 ecotype China chromosome 16, ASM2101889v1, whole genome shotgun sequence genomic interval CGCTCCAGAACAGGTTTAGGGATGATTCGACCCGTCCTGACAGACACTCGAACCCTCTCACCCTCCTCTGTGAATCTCCACTCCACTTCAGTGGGCTTCCTGGAAGATCAATGTCAGTATGTCAAAATCAGTCTGTTAAGATACCAAAGATCAGGTGCATTTATCTAAATAGCAATGGGACTCTGTTTTAACATTCAGAAGTAGTTTGAAGATCATTGTCAAGAAGAATTTAATTTATGATTTAGAGAACAAAACAAGCGTTAattacaacacacaaacattaaagatGCACAGCGATGTCATGCAAACCCCAAAATACTTCAGTAGATTTTGACCCATAATTTTCTCCAAACCAGACCCATTAAAAGTCAAATATCACCTTAATATTTCCCTGTTGGTCACGGTTTTTCATTATGCAATGTTATAATATCAACACCAGGAATTATAGCTTTAACTTCAGTGCAAGCTGCAGTAATTGGGGTTGCAGATAACAATGAAAAACCATCTAGGAAAAGGACCACAATTTATTTTGACTGCTAACCTGTGGTTCAGCTATTGCTAAGGTCCTGAGAAGGGTGGgtgcatgcacatgcatatcCGCAACTATAATCCTGCATTGTCACAGGGCTTACCGTACCTGTCTGAGGGGTCAACGAGGGAGACATCACGCAGCAGCAAAGGAGCCTCGCTGGAAATGTAGGTCCCACGATAATCATGAGTTCGTCCGACATACCTGTGATGCTAATACATAAAACAATAGTTCAAAATTCTTCAATGTGTTCGTGGCAAAATGGCTTTTTTGGTGAACTTTGTTAGAAGTTACACCCAAACAAACTTGACCCCAGACATTTGGCTCCATCTGGTGGAgctaaaaaataatacatggaGTTGTACACTggtaattaaataaatgaccATGAAAATTTGGCAGTGAAAGATTGGCAacatcatctctgtgtgttgCTGTATGTTGAAGCATCAGCACTTTGTGTTGAGAGAACAGATACTGCAAGCTTTTCATGTTCTCAACAGCAACACCATGTACACTTTGATACACAAAATACAGGTAGAAGTTAGCAATGCTTTCttgagagagacagtgagttgataaaaaaaaaaaaaagacagaattagTGGTTATAGGCTGTGAATGTCCTATAAACAAAATCAATCCAgttttctctttgaaaaagATTACTTCCTTACTGTGTTCAGTCCCTCCAGCATAACCCAGTTTCTGTGTCTGAAGACTTGGATCACTTTTCCCTGCTTCCCTTTGTCCTTCCCTGCGAGAATCTCCACCtgagaaacaaaagcagataCTTAACTTAACTCAATGCTGCATGAACATATCTTTTAATCTACCACTTGCTTTTATCAATCCAGGATTGGCCAAATATATGAAGTTTTACCACCCCATCCACTGGATTCTCTTGTAATAATCAAGCATTATCTTTGGCACACATGTATTAATACTACCAGTATGCACAATACTACTAGCATCAGCTTTACTACCAATGCTGGAAAAATTATCAACACTTTAATTCTTTAAGTAAATATATTCTGCTGAAGTTGGCTCAGCATTTAAAACTGGCCCCCACAGGACCCTGACCTCAACATCACTGTGTCAGTCTGGGATAACATGCAGAGACACTGAGAAGAGACTAAGACAAGcctaaatccacagaagaactgaagaatgattcatttttttctttttagctacACTTTGCATTAAGctaactaataaataaaaactattcatagCATTGTGTTTAAAACCTCCTCACTTTACTTTTGACTCCTTAAAGTTTGCACAGAACTGTTTATGGAGGCATCATTATTGGTACGCTGCTATTTTGTTTCCTTAACTTGGCTTTTGCCCTGTTCTGATCTTCTCACCATGTCCCCTCTGAGCACAGACCAGTCCTCTGGTGCTAACGGCTCCACGAacacttttctcctcctcttccccggAGGGTTTTGCCTTTTAGCAGCCGCTGTCCATGGTCTGTTTGTGCCGTACCGGTAGTCTTTGGGCACAACAACCCTGACTGCCATCGACAGGAGAGTGGTCAGCCTCATTGTGCTGCGGGCACAAAATAAACCAAGGCTTGTGAGTTAACGCTAGGACAAACAGATGCATAGTCTCCACTGACAACACTCAAACCAGgctaggctaacgttagcttgcgGAGTTGCTATCAATACGTTGTGTTACAGCCGTTAAACATACACCACTGTTTCctgaaaacatataaaaatcTCAAATGGCCATGTTACCTGTCTCTTCAATAAGCCCCCCAGCAACAGCGTAAAGAAAACGGAGTGAACATGCAAAAAGATATTACCCTCTGTTGATGTCAATGTCACATGCAGCAGTTAGCGGCGcaccatcagcatcagcagGCAGCGCCGCCTCCTGGGCGGGAGGGCGGAACTGGCTGTACGCATGCGCAGTTGCCAAATCAAGCAGAGACGAGTGATTTGCGAGCAGGATGCAGGCCCCTGACTAATCACTCACCCCCAGTGCTGTACATCAGAAAAGAAATGCAGTTTCTATCCATTTtgatttttgtcaaaaaatttGCAGTATGAGTGTctgtcacagtacagtacacaagtacttgtcattttcaaaacaataaGCACAATATAAAGGTTTTGTTACAGACATCTGCAAGCAATTTTATTGCAAATATtagtttttataaaaaaagaaaaaagaaaaaaatgtgcaaatacAATTTTACAACCTTATTTTATTATTGGCTTTATGAAGTCCCAAtgctcttgttctttttttgttttattatgttttcattcatacaCTTTGGTTGTAGCATCTGTTTAACACTTAAgttatgataaataaaaaggaaataagttTTGATCAACAAaatttagaagaaaaaagacatggaGGACAAgttattttcatgttcatttgcaGTTTTACTCCAATATCCCATCTgtatttatgatgttttgtcCAAGTCTTGAGTTATACTGCAGCATCTTTGCAGCACCAAACTCATTTGTATTGACCACAGCAGTTCACCTGAAAAATCTGGATTGGTTGAACTATTGAAATAAGCCCTTATTTCATGTTGGGACTGCTCATGAAGGCAGATACAGTTAGTTATTACAAGTTATACTGTATTGGTGCTATGACAAAGCTGTGAAATATTTATTGGACCCTTGTCCCACGAGACAAGAGGCTACAGTTTCTGAAGATCTGCAATTGAacattgtgtttgcatgttctaTTGCAGGAAGTGGTTATCAATCTTGTGAGCTAGATGCACCAGCTGCCACAGAGATCATTTAGACATTAAtactaaaacaaaaatgcaagaaaaagtTTTATCGATATTATAAAAGGGGAAATGAGCAAAGATTTAAAACTGTATCACCAACTAAACACTGTATTTAAGGAACTCATACTCAACCAAACTCCATGACAAATTCAAAGCTGTCAGGAAATGTTATATAACACCAAAACTAGTTCAGCTATCACAGCCTGAAGCCCAAAACTGCGCTGTAAGCCTCTCTTGGGAGCAAATTATTTATGACaagtgcatacacacacacatacaaaaaggTGCCATTGTTAGTTTCATGCATTTGTAACAGAGTGAAAAATGGGATGTGAAATGATAAATTAGGTTTGGTTGGTTTGAACAGTAGATTTCCCACCTGCTTGACACTTGAGTTGTGAGCCAGGGAGTCTCAACAATGTGGTTTAGTAAGTGCTGTATGACTCAAGAgggtgattttaaaaaaagagaaaattaactGCAGACAACCCTGTTGGTAAAACAGAATACAGTGACTAAGATCTGATTTCTTTAGGTGATTTCCAGTCTGAGGACGTGAATAATCTACAATAAACAAACAGGGTTTATTGGCTGTAAACATGAAACTGGAAACATGGGTTTTTGTAATCAACAGATTTATTAAATGGACTGGCAACTACAATAGTAAACCAAGCAGCAGATTAAGATGAATGGCAGCTTCCGAAAGTAACACAGAAAGCTAAACCAAGAATTACACTTGAATACCAAATTATACCCTTGGAATTAACTACAGATCTGAGTGGGGCACTTGAGCTTTTCGCATTTTGAAATCAGTGGTGTGGTGATAGGAAGGTGGCCATCTTAGACCCAACAGCcagaaatattttcacttttaagagCTATGATTTCCCTTAGGTTCAAAATTTGATAAACTGTGGGCTCCTGTTGCCGAATACAGAACACTGAAGCAATGACTAGGACATCCAAGTAACATGGTGAAAAAGGCCAAGTATTTAGAAAAAACTTGAACcttaaaaattacaaatagtGTAAAATAACAACACCACATATTGACCaacatgtcaaaacaaatgTTCGAATAAAACACATCTTTAAAACATCACAACTTTGTTTCACAGCCAAAATGATAAGACCATTGAAGTAAAACAGACTCGTATTCCAGTTAGGAGGGTAAGAAACCAAAAAGCCAGAAACTTAAAATTTACAGATTGTTCACTGTAGATTCTTTCTAAATTCAATTACtttcaaaaaacacaattttgtgTAGATCAAATGTTGGTATTAACAATGTCAGCAATACATTtcagagctggaaaaaaaacatttggtaCAACCAATTACTGAATACAAGTGTTCTTCACAATTACATCTCCAGTATCAAGCAATGGCAGCATTAATGTGAGCTAAGTAGGAAATTATAATAACATGAAACTGAGAGTTGAGTTGATGGATTTTGAAAGAGTTTGCCAGATCATTTCCCCAGAAAAAGTGGTGACTAttaattttttcccctcaaaaaTGCCACCTTGACTTGAAAAGTTTCAAGACCGAGCTGGGACACAACAACATTCAGGAATGTCTTTCTGCTTTCAATAATGCACATCATCAGTTACAGAAAGTTACAGAGGGGTTTGCAAACTAAATGTTTAAATCCTAAAATAGTTCTTCTCAAATGGGGTTTACATATTCAATACGTTCAAAAGCCACGTAGGCTACATGTGGGATCCTGTGCAATTAATCACATAATTTGGTCACCTGCAAGGAAGCATACTACAATGCAACAAAACCTGTgttgcataaaaacataataaactaGTCGATAATTAATGgggcagtgaaaaaaaaaagttctgaaaGTGCAACTCATATAACCAACAAGTGAATAGAAGATTTAGATGAAGCTGAGAGGCTAGGTGAAACAAACGGAagtaaaacatgtaatttataAACTAAAGCTGAGATCATGGGTGAAAATTTGTTCTTGTTCCTGTACAATATCTACGTTTTAAAACCCTTAAGTCGGAGCctttgtcaaataaatgtaatttttttttgtttaaaatgtttttatttttatttaatttactataTATTCAGTGTTTATTCCCTctaaactgaaaaaatgttttgacaccTAGCATTTAGTCTTTGTAATTATGTAATTGCacttagaaataaaaaatatatacacaccaAAATCCCATTTATAAATGAGCCTTAAAGTGCTCAGTTCAATTGTTTGAAATCAGATTAGCAAACTTTTTGTTTCTGGGATATATGATATCCCAAAAATGGCAAATGAGGATTTGTTTGTCTCTTAATACAAAcacttaagttttttttttttttttttttttaaattctcctATTAATGAAACAGCTGAAATCTGGCATCCTGCAGGTAACCATGTTGATGCCTAAATTCCAGAGAGAAGCGTCAAAGGTTCTTGGTTTTCTTCTGAGTTGATGTTAAGCACTATCTGTCACAGGCTGCAGGGAGAAAAGGTGAAAGCAATTAGAGAAATTATTACAATTTCATTGAGGTTCATTAAATATCTCCAAGAGtacatacattttatacatatacattttcacaatgtatttttgtatggTCCTTAAATAGCTATATAATtagcagtttattttttaaaaccatggctttttagatgtgttttttttttttcagtgagaatttaaaaaaacattgaaacagGTTATAACTTTTTAAAAGGTTGCAGTGTTGGTGCATTCAAGTGCTTGTGGGAAGTTTCCATCTACAAGACTGGTGGATTGGACAAGATTCAAGAAACTGCTATGTAACAAAGGGCCAAAATCAAATAATCCTTCAGTGAACATCCATGatattttaccattttcacTTCTGGATTTGATTTCCAAACAACTATTAGATCAAAGTACTTAAACTAGCAGAAATATAATACTTTTTATATCTGAAAATAATGCTTCAAAAAGTGGGTTTGTATTATATTTGAGGACTATATACCTAGATATCTACTACAGCAGTTATTATTTTAGAATGGAGAGAGTACCGGCATAACAGCAGCTCATAAAGCATTGCATGATGGGTTGTTTGTAGCCTTAAT includes:
- the mrpl24 gene encoding probable 39S ribosomal protein L24, mitochondrial yields the protein MRLTTLLSMAVRVVVPKDYRYGTNRPWTAAAKRQNPPGKRRRKVFVEPLAPEDWSVLRGDMVEILAGKDKGKQGKVIQVFRHRNWVMLEGLNTHHRYVGRTHDYRGTYISSEAPLLLRDVSLVDPSDRKPTEVEWRFTEEGERVRVSVRTGRIIPKPVLERRDGIVPQQWKDGPKDTSPEDTLEKTYVPSLKTLEEEVMEKLSIQDNRRHRRSYWY